One window of Pyrus communis chromosome 12, drPyrComm1.1, whole genome shotgun sequence genomic DNA carries:
- the LOC137711407 gene encoding uncharacterized protein isoform X2, giving the protein MNPPMPSPYPPGPFTFPASLNAMALVWQYGEKSGFESWKGLSWGMVPLLGGALCACTWHFFYNSESLEVLVALQAALTVIGNATMCFAAYRIYRSSEERSKNL; this is encoded by the exons ATGAACCCTCCAATGCCCTCTCCTTACCCACCTGGGCCATTCACGTTTCCAGCGTCGTTGaatg CAATGGCATTGGTGTGGCAGTACGGGGAGAAGTCCGGGTTCGAATCTTGGAAAGGGCTGTCTTGGGGGATG GTTCCCTTGCTTGGTGGAGCATTATGTGCATGCACTTGGCATTTCTTTTATAACTCTGAGTCTCTTGAA GTACTGGTGGCTCTTCAAGCAGCCCTGACAGTAATAGGCAATGCCACAATGTGTTTTGCTGCATATCGTATTTACAGATCATCCGAAGAACGCTCCAAGaatctttga
- the LOC137711407 gene encoding uncharacterized protein isoform X1, whose amino-acid sequence MAMHSLLHLPKPTFPRKPLFPPRPKPQTQPPNSPKNLVGLLGAGLTLAFVGPASASELLPLNEPSNALSLPTWAIHVSSVVEWVTAMALVWQYGEKSGFESWKGLSWGMVPLLGGALCACTWHFFYNSESLEVLVALQAALTVIGNATMCFAAYRIYRSSEERSKNL is encoded by the exons ATGGCAATGCACTCCTTACTTCACCTTCCAAAACCCACTTTCCCGCGCAAACCCCTTTTCCCTCCGCGCCCAAAACCTCAAACCCAACCGCCAAATTCCCCCAAAAACTTGGTGGGTCTACTCGGGGCGGGTCTGACACTGGCCTTCGTCGGACCCGCCTCAGCTTCTGAGCTGCTGCCCTTGAATGAACCCTCCAATGCCCTCTCCTTACCCACCTGGGCCATTCACGTTTCCAGCGTCGTTGaatg GGTTACAGCAATGGCATTGGTGTGGCAGTACGGGGAGAAGTCCGGGTTCGAATCTTGGAAAGGGCTGTCTTGGGGGATG GTTCCCTTGCTTGGTGGAGCATTATGTGCATGCACTTGGCATTTCTTTTATAACTCTGAGTCTCTTGAA GTACTGGTGGCTCTTCAAGCAGCCCTGACAGTAATAGGCAATGCCACAATGTGTTTTGCTGCATATCGTATTTACAGATCATCCGAAGAACGCTCCAAGaatctttga